A single genomic interval of uncultured Sphaerochaeta sp. harbors:
- a CDS encoding DOMON domain-containing protein, with protein sequence MKKLSIVLIISLLFSLPLAAQIFPTSSSNPVVDGSLGNNEYPEIVQLKDMRLGYAQSRDSRNLHFILEAPTTGWVSVGLGSNRMHGAHIIIGYDAITSQVISEETGRGHGHSPSSEKMLVQSKIKETGGKTTLEFTVPVSQFDSGRNLRLIVAYGNRDNLRSKHVIYDSHTINFLK encoded by the coding sequence ATGAAAAAACTCTCTATAGTTCTCATCATATCTCTGCTCTTCAGTCTGCCACTGGCAGCTCAAATATTCCCAACCTCTTCATCCAATCCCGTGGTTGATGGGTCTTTAGGAAACAATGAATACCCCGAGATTGTACAACTCAAGGATATGCGCCTTGGGTATGCCCAGAGTCGGGATTCCCGTAATCTGCACTTCATTCTCGAAGCACCAACTACAGGATGGGTTTCAGTTGGCCTTGGGTCCAATAGGATGCATGGTGCTCATATCATCATAGGCTATGATGCAATTACCAGCCAAGTCATCAGTGAGGAGACTGGTCGTGGCCATGGTCATAGTCCCTCTTCTGAAAAGATGCTTGTACAGAGCAAGATCAAGGAGACAGGGGGTAAGACCACCCTTGAGTTCACGGTACCTGTCTCACAGTTTGATTCAGGAAGGAACCTCCGTCTTATTGTTGCATATGGAAACAGGGATAATCTCAGAAGCAAACACGTCATCTATGACAGCCATACCATCAATTTCCTGAAATAA
- a CDS encoding DUF4256 domain-containing protein: MDTIKTTFTSEQKASLIDVLHKRFKENLSRHKDLDWIAIEKRLIQDPEKLSSLFEMDRTGGEPDVIGYDESSDVYLFVDCSAESPVGRRSLCYDQVALENRKKNPPTGSAGSLAAEMGIELLDEEQYRNLQKLGVFDVKSSSWIRTPESMRKLGGALFGDCRYDRVFFYHNGADSYYASRGFRGLLRCIGQPSCNKRKRQTLYSKRFAFLPRTRFELAQS, encoded by the coding sequence ATGGATACAATTAAGACTACGTTCACTTCAGAACAAAAAGCATCACTCATTGATGTTCTTCATAAAAGATTTAAGGAAAACCTATCCAGACACAAAGACCTTGATTGGATAGCTATCGAAAAGAGACTTATCCAAGACCCTGAGAAACTCTCTTCGCTCTTTGAGATGGATCGCACCGGTGGAGAGCCAGATGTAATCGGGTACGATGAGAGCTCTGACGTATACCTATTCGTCGATTGCTCTGCTGAGAGTCCTGTAGGCCGAAGAAGTCTCTGTTATGACCAGGTAGCCCTTGAGAACCGAAAAAAGAATCCACCAACAGGTAGTGCAGGTTCTCTTGCAGCAGAAATGGGGATAGAGCTTCTCGACGAGGAACAGTACCGCAATCTCCAGAAGCTGGGTGTCTTCGATGTGAAATCTTCCAGTTGGATTCGTACTCCTGAATCAATGCGAAAACTTGGCGGAGCGCTCTTCGGGGATTGCCGGTATGATAGGGTGTTTTTCTACCACAATGGAGCTGATTCCTACTACGCATCCAGGGGATTCAGGGGTTTACTCAGGTGTATAGGGCAGCCATCTTGTAACAAAAGAAAAAGGCAAACCCTTTATAGTAAAAGGTTTGCCTTTCTGCCCAGAACAAGATTTGAACTTGCACAGTCTTAA
- the ispF gene encoding 2-C-methyl-D-erythritol 2,4-cyclodiphosphate synthase, giving the protein MRIGTGWDVHRLAEGRKFILGGITIPSERGEVAHSDGDVLVHAIIDAILGALAKGDIGSHFPDTDPAFKDADSLQLLSRVLEEDLPPYSIENIDTTVIVQRPKLREYIDAIRENLANAMHLEISQVSVKAKTAEGILGELGTAEAVMAQAVVLISQNPC; this is encoded by the coding sequence ATGAGGATTGGCACAGGTTGGGATGTACATCGCCTCGCAGAAGGAAGGAAATTTATCCTTGGTGGCATAACCATTCCCAGTGAACGGGGTGAGGTTGCTCACAGCGATGGTGACGTCCTTGTCCATGCAATCATCGATGCAATCCTTGGAGCGTTGGCGAAAGGGGACATTGGATCACACTTCCCCGATACTGATCCAGCTTTCAAGGATGCTGACAGCCTACAGTTGTTATCACGAGTACTGGAAGAAGACCTTCCTCCCTACTCCATCGAGAACATCGATACCACGGTCATTGTCCAACGTCCTAAGCTTCGTGAGTATATTGATGCAATCAGGGAGAATCTGGCGAACGCGATGCACCTTGAAATCAGCCAGGTTTCTGTCAAGGCGAAGACCGCCGAGGGAATTCTTGGTGAGCTTGGTACAGCGGAAGCGGTCATGGCCCAAGCGGTTGTCTTGATTTCCCAGAATCCTTGTTGA
- a CDS encoding IspD/TarI family cytidylyltransferase, whose amino-acid sequence MNFPQHAVIVTAAGSSDRFNANKQLGVKKEYLSIDGHTVLYRSVAPFLEVPGCQVIMVTHPEGMADQCAVALEDLLQQNMVPIILVPGGRSRQKSVYNALKMLSSMALAVDFVAIHDGARCFLTPDLVIKTLATATVFRGAVPALPATDALKIIDDNGVITHHIDRTHAVGVQTPQIFKYPEIWDAHQAAKDSNTSYVDDTQIFTDYGQAVGICEGTRENRKITYIEDIPDAEQQIEEYLQNLEEGKRSAQAAKALHQAMDEVQREQQTQ is encoded by the coding sequence ATGAATTTTCCTCAACATGCAGTCATCGTGACCGCTGCCGGTAGCAGCGATCGATTCAATGCGAACAAGCAACTGGGTGTCAAGAAGGAGTATCTCTCCATCGATGGCCATACGGTGCTCTATCGTTCTGTTGCCCCATTTCTTGAAGTACCTGGGTGTCAGGTTATTATGGTAACCCATCCAGAAGGAATGGCTGACCAGTGTGCAGTTGCCCTGGAGGATCTCCTCCAACAGAATATGGTCCCCATCATTCTCGTTCCAGGAGGAAGGAGCCGACAGAAATCGGTTTACAACGCCTTGAAGATGCTCTCTTCCATGGCCTTGGCCGTGGACTTTGTTGCAATCCATGACGGAGCTCGTTGTTTCCTTACCCCCGACCTGGTGATCAAGACCCTTGCAACGGCCACGGTCTTCCGTGGTGCAGTTCCCGCCTTGCCTGCTACTGATGCCCTGAAGATCATTGATGACAATGGGGTCATCACTCATCACATCGACCGTACTCATGCTGTTGGGGTCCAGACTCCACAGATTTTTAAATACCCAGAAATCTGGGATGCTCATCAAGCGGCAAAAGACAGCAACACGTCCTATGTGGATGATACACAGATCTTCACTGACTATGGACAGGCAGTGGGCATCTGTGAAGGCACCCGGGAGAACAGGAAGATTACGTATATAGAAGATATTCCTGATGCTGAACAGCAGATTGAGGAGTACCTCCAAAACCTTGAGGAAGGCAAACGCAGCGCACAAGCTGCAAAAGCACTCCACCAGGCCATGGATGAGGTACAGAGGGAGCAACAAACACAATGA
- a CDS encoding CarD family transcriptional regulator — MNSAQETKQFAIGEHVVYPLQGVGVIKRIEERMFRGVATMYYVIYLDISDMTVMIPVEKSEEMGIRPIVGDKEAKQAIESISSKYEPMPVDWKVRYQMNVDLLKQGSITSIAKVVQALYHRSKIKELPVQERKLYDNALRLLIDEISFALKKDKKEIEMLVFSKLEK, encoded by the coding sequence ATGAATTCAGCCCAGGAAACAAAACAATTTGCCATCGGAGAACATGTAGTATATCCTCTCCAAGGCGTAGGCGTCATCAAGCGTATTGAAGAACGAATGTTCAGAGGCGTCGCTACGATGTATTACGTGATCTACCTTGATATCTCCGATATGACGGTAATGATTCCTGTGGAAAAATCCGAGGAAATGGGAATCAGACCAATAGTAGGAGACAAAGAAGCGAAACAGGCCATTGAATCCATTTCCAGCAAGTATGAACCTATGCCGGTAGATTGGAAGGTCCGCTATCAGATGAATGTGGATCTGCTCAAGCAGGGTTCCATTACATCCATTGCGAAGGTGGTACAAGCACTCTATCATCGCAGCAAGATCAAGGAACTGCCGGTACAAGAGCGAAAGCTCTATGACAATGCACTTCGTTTGTTGATCGACGAGATCTCTTTTGCCTTGAAGAAGGACAAAAAAGAGATTGAAATGCTTGTATTCTCCAAACTGGAGAAATAG
- the malQ gene encoding 4-alpha-glucanotransferase — protein MKHDIRRCGVLMHPTSFPSPHGIGSLGDEAFTFIDLLSQAKVSLWQILPLGPTGYGDSPYAARSTFAGNELLIDLRTLAYEGYLDVEDVLFHPEFSSDRVEYGSVRSYKEPLLEQASATFIGEAAKKDWDAYLQFVQENQWWLEDYALYQVLCRTYNDSRWFEIWPKQVRLREEATLQQLKKDHAKAIEHIQVQQYFFFTQWTKVKRYANKKGIQIIGDIPIFVAPDSVDAWSNRELLKMDEEGRQTASSGVPPDAFSDEGQLWGNPVYDWSAHQTQQFSWWIKRIEKTLEICDIIRIDHFRGFAAYWEVPQGEKTAMNGTWKPSPGKEFFSALKAHLGEGLPIIAEDLGVITEDVDELRLSNGFPGMKILQFAFSVENGKLDASNAYLPHNCEHNSVIYTGTHDNNTSRGWYDALDEQTKDAVRRYLECPDDQIVWQLIRHMLLSHAKDAILPMQDWLELGAEGRMNIPSTCGVSNWSWRAETLHPEGWRVDRLRSLIELSGREGI, from the coding sequence ATGAAACATGACATACGACGCTGTGGTGTATTAATGCACCCTACATCATTTCCCTCACCCCATGGAATCGGATCACTGGGTGATGAGGCTTTTACGTTTATTGACTTGCTCTCCCAAGCGAAGGTAAGTCTGTGGCAAATTCTTCCCCTTGGGCCAACCGGCTATGGGGATAGTCCTTATGCAGCCCGATCGACCTTTGCCGGGAATGAACTCCTGATCGACCTCAGGACACTTGCCTATGAGGGATATCTGGATGTGGAAGATGTACTCTTTCATCCTGAGTTTTCCTCCGACCGGGTAGAATATGGCAGCGTACGCTCCTATAAGGAACCGCTCTTGGAACAGGCTTCCGCAACCTTCATTGGAGAAGCTGCAAAAAAAGATTGGGATGCGTACCTGCAGTTTGTTCAGGAAAACCAGTGGTGGCTGGAGGACTATGCCCTCTACCAAGTACTTTGCAGGACCTACAACGATTCCCGCTGGTTTGAGATTTGGCCCAAGCAGGTAAGACTGCGGGAAGAGGCTACATTACAACAGCTCAAGAAGGACCACGCAAAGGCAATTGAGCATATACAGGTACAGCAGTACTTCTTCTTTACGCAATGGACAAAGGTCAAGCGTTATGCCAATAAGAAGGGTATCCAGATCATTGGGGATATTCCCATCTTTGTTGCTCCCGACAGCGTGGATGCTTGGTCTAACAGAGAGTTGCTGAAAATGGATGAAGAGGGTAGGCAGACTGCCTCCAGCGGAGTTCCGCCGGATGCCTTCTCTGATGAAGGACAGCTGTGGGGAAATCCTGTCTATGATTGGAGTGCCCATCAGACGCAACAGTTCTCCTGGTGGATCAAGCGAATAGAGAAGACCCTGGAGATTTGTGACATCATCAGAATTGACCACTTCAGAGGATTTGCTGCCTATTGGGAAGTACCCCAAGGTGAGAAAACTGCCATGAATGGTACCTGGAAGCCATCGCCGGGAAAGGAGTTCTTCTCTGCACTCAAAGCACATCTTGGGGAAGGACTTCCCATCATAGCCGAGGATCTTGGCGTAATTACCGAGGATGTGGATGAACTCAGGCTCTCCAATGGATTCCCGGGTATGAAGATACTTCAGTTTGCCTTCTCGGTTGAGAATGGAAAGCTTGATGCAAGCAATGCCTATCTACCGCATAACTGTGAGCACAACAGTGTCATCTATACGGGTACCCATGACAACAATACCTCCAGAGGGTGGTATGATGCCTTGGATGAACAGACCAAGGATGCTGTAAGGCGCTACCTTGAATGTCCTGATGACCAGATAGTTTGGCAGTTGATCAGGCATATGCTACTCTCTCACGCCAAGGACGCCATTCTCCCCATGCAGGATTGGCTGGAACTTGGAGCTGAAGGAAGAATGAACATCCCTTCCACCTGTGGGGTGAGTAACTGGAGCTGGAGAGCAGAAACCCTCCACCCAGAGGGATGGAGGGTTGACCGACTCAGATCCTTGATAGAACTATCAGGAAGAGAAGGAATCTAG
- a CDS encoding lipoate--protein ligase, whose product MKNAIYLAKSHDCAANLAGEAYLMSLPYEHVLYLWVNDPCIVIGRYQNPFSECNLQRMDEEGVQLVRRQSGGGAVYHDQGNLCFTLIGNKEQTSKEENFALILKALASLSLDCELSGRNDILLNGKKISGNAFQTTATKFCHHGTLLISSDLSVMGNYLTPSSTKLASKAVKSVASRVGNLKEGNQEITNGMVQDALIETFKATYGEAEVQEIDFTTFPAAQENYHRFGDRARILEQTPQFSHSFTHRFPWGEADFRILVEKGVFSDILMFTDSLDTSIVDRIKTLLVGVPYEKKAVEAVLKDCEQDDCSDLLTFLLDSFSS is encoded by the coding sequence ATGAAGAATGCAATCTACTTGGCGAAATCGCACGACTGTGCAGCTAACCTGGCCGGTGAGGCATACCTGATGAGTCTGCCTTATGAACATGTGTTGTATCTTTGGGTGAATGATCCCTGTATTGTGATCGGACGATATCAGAACCCGTTCAGTGAATGCAACCTGCAGCGTATGGATGAGGAAGGTGTCCAACTTGTGAGAAGGCAAAGTGGGGGTGGAGCAGTCTACCATGACCAAGGTAATCTCTGTTTTACCTTGATCGGGAACAAGGAGCAGACATCCAAGGAAGAGAACTTCGCTTTGATTCTCAAGGCCCTCGCCTCCCTTTCTCTTGACTGCGAGCTCTCTGGCCGGAATGATATTCTTCTGAACGGGAAAAAAATCTCTGGCAATGCTTTCCAGACAACCGCTACCAAATTCTGTCACCACGGGACACTGCTGATCAGCAGCGACTTGTCGGTGATGGGTAATTATCTTACCCCAAGCTCAACAAAACTGGCTTCCAAGGCGGTAAAATCCGTAGCATCCCGAGTTGGAAATCTTAAGGAAGGTAACCAAGAAATCACCAATGGGATGGTACAGGATGCGTTGATCGAGACTTTCAAGGCAACCTACGGGGAGGCTGAGGTCCAGGAGATTGATTTTACCACCTTCCCTGCCGCGCAGGAAAACTATCACCGGTTCGGGGACCGAGCACGGATTCTCGAGCAGACACCACAATTCAGCCACTCTTTCACCCATCGTTTCCCTTGGGGTGAGGCTGATTTCAGGATCCTTGTAGAGAAAGGTGTATTCAGTGACATCCTCATGTTCACAGACAGCCTTGATACCTCCATTGTAGATCGTATCAAAACACTCCTGGTTGGAGTTCCGTATGAGAAGAAAGCGGTAGAGGCGGTGTTGAAAGATTGTGAGCAGGACGATTGCTCCGACCTGCTCACCTTCTTGCTAGATTCCTTCTCTTCCTGA
- a CDS encoding RsmE family RNA methyltransferase, with amino-acid sequence MNIILFSTLSETNELPMKDHRARHIKKILHLGVGDTFQAGVINQSKGLATITNMDDHAISFTYEVEDDQASSLYPVTLIVAQVRPISMRRILREAVSLGVGALILCTTDTAEKSYAQANLYTSGEYESILIDGAMQSGQSGVSSLQFASSLSDAITKLPSDTQRIVLDNVWEGMPLSMFQVKESQPVVLAIGGERGFSDRERTLFREYGFQFASLGKRILRTETACSAGLAVLLGRMGLL; translated from the coding sequence ATGAACATCATCCTCTTTTCTACCTTATCTGAGACCAATGAACTGCCCATGAAAGACCATAGGGCCCGTCATATCAAGAAAATTCTTCATTTGGGCGTAGGCGATACCTTCCAAGCAGGGGTTATCAACCAGAGCAAGGGATTGGCTACCATCACAAATATGGATGATCATGCCATCTCCTTCACCTACGAAGTAGAAGATGATCAGGCATCCTCTCTCTATCCGGTTACACTCATTGTGGCCCAGGTCAGGCCGATCAGCATGAGAAGGATTCTCAGGGAAGCTGTCAGCCTTGGGGTCGGGGCCCTTATCCTTTGTACCACCGACACTGCCGAGAAATCCTATGCACAGGCTAATCTCTACACCAGTGGGGAGTATGAAAGCATCCTCATTGATGGCGCGATGCAGAGTGGCCAGAGTGGGGTAAGCTCACTGCAGTTTGCCTCCTCCCTCTCCGATGCCATTACCAAGCTTCCTTCAGATACCCAGAGGATTGTCCTTGACAATGTCTGGGAGGGAATGCCTCTCTCCATGTTTCAAGTGAAGGAGAGCCAACCTGTTGTTTTAGCCATTGGAGGAGAGCGTGGGTTCAGTGATAGGGAGCGAACGCTCTTCAGGGAATATGGGTTTCAGTTTGCATCACTGGGTAAGAGAATTTTGAGGACTGAAACAGCATGTAGTGCAGGATTGGCTGTACTGCTTGGAAGGATGGGGCTTCTCTAG
- the thyX gene encoding FAD-dependent thymidylate synthase, translated as MAHCIVSAAEEILDKEFPVLDHGFVRLVDYLGSDERIVQSARVSYGSGTKTYRQDKGLINYLLRNDHTSPFEQVNFTFHVKMPIFVARQWIRHRTGRVNEISGRYSVMSDECYQPDPAHINFQSDDNKQGRTADPVDDEMAKKVLSILSEDQKRSYDTYQKLLDMGIARELSRIDLPLSLYTEWYWQMDLHNLFHFLQLRLDAHAQYEIRIYAQTILDLVRKVCPIATEAFEEHKLGGKQFSKSEMEAIKSMLKGEDNPLSGRALDLFEKKFD; from the coding sequence ATGGCACATTGCATCGTCAGCGCTGCTGAAGAGATTTTGGATAAGGAATTCCCCGTACTTGATCATGGGTTTGTCCGCTTGGTTGACTACTTGGGAAGTGATGAGCGAATCGTACAGAGTGCAAGGGTCTCCTATGGAAGTGGTACCAAGACCTATCGACAGGACAAGGGCTTGATCAACTACCTGCTGAGAAATGACCATACCTCGCCCTTTGAACAGGTGAACTTCACCTTCCATGTGAAGATGCCCATTTTTGTTGCCAGGCAGTGGATTCGCCACCGCACAGGCAGGGTGAATGAGATCAGCGGAAGGTATAGTGTCATGAGTGATGAGTGCTATCAGCCCGATCCTGCCCATATCAATTTCCAGAGTGATGACAACAAGCAAGGAAGAACCGCTGATCCTGTTGATGATGAGATGGCAAAAAAGGTGCTCTCCATTCTCAGCGAGGACCAGAAGCGGAGCTACGATACCTACCAGAAGCTTCTGGATATGGGTATCGCGAGGGAACTCAGCCGAATCGATCTTCCCTTGAGCCTCTACACCGAATGGTACTGGCAGATGGACCTCCATAACCTGTTCCACTTCCTACAGCTCCGCCTTGATGCCCACGCACAATATGAGATCCGAATCTACGCACAGACCATTCTTGACCTGGTGAGAAAGGTTTGTCCGATTGCCACTGAGGCATTCGAGGAGCATAAGCTTGGAGGAAAGCAGTTCAGTAAAAGTGAGATGGAAGCGATCAAATCCATGCTCAAGGGTGAAGATAACCCGCTTTCCGGTAGGGCCTTGGACTTGTTTGAAAAGAAATTTGACTAA
- a CDS encoding spore photoproduct lyase family protein: MNHPLFATLPTMEQHYLMQLDERYHFSFQQQRQLIESACDLTMWQLGPLEKWIDEEKVAKLRGKAQAKALVADHLKRMQQEREKPTNYQDFNPDTRLPDKFQSLFVSSDTLMGRCPCPVEGEKTRCCNLKTLDVVQQCAFGCSYCSIQSFYNSHEIKVVENLSNRLQELHLDKDTWHIGTGQSSDSLLWGNDYGTLDALSILASRYPNLIIELKTKSKRSDYLSLDLPLNIVSTWSLNAPTIIDKEEHLAASLRGRLDAARRARDKGRIIGFHLHPMVYFEGWQEEYGSLIEQVTTMFLPEELMMFSLGTLTFTKAVLRQLRTDHYQTRVLDMDLTAAAGKYSYPLDIKQAMFSFAYEQFPSSWKQGSPFFYLCMEDPSLWLPTFGYSYPNDKAFEAAMKASYQACLERKRDRL, from the coding sequence ATGAATCATCCCCTCTTTGCAACCCTTCCCACTATGGAACAACACTATCTTATGCAACTTGATGAACGGTACCACTTCAGTTTCCAGCAGCAACGGCAGCTCATTGAAAGTGCATGTGACCTTACCATGTGGCAACTGGGGCCGCTAGAGAAGTGGATAGATGAAGAGAAGGTGGCAAAACTGCGGGGGAAAGCCCAGGCCAAAGCCTTGGTTGCCGACCATCTAAAGAGAATGCAGCAGGAAAGGGAGAAACCAACCAACTACCAGGATTTCAATCCTGATACGCGTCTTCCTGACAAGTTCCAGAGTCTTTTTGTCTCCTCTGACACCCTGATGGGGAGATGCCCCTGCCCGGTAGAGGGAGAGAAAACCCGTTGCTGCAATCTCAAGACCCTCGATGTTGTGCAGCAGTGTGCGTTCGGTTGTTCCTACTGCTCGATTCAATCCTTTTACAACAGCCATGAAATAAAGGTGGTGGAAAATCTTTCAAACCGATTACAGGAACTCCATCTTGATAAGGATACCTGGCATATCGGCACTGGGCAAAGCAGCGATTCCCTCCTATGGGGCAATGACTATGGGACCCTTGATGCGCTTTCCATCCTGGCTTCCCGTTATCCCAATCTCATCATAGAACTCAAGACAAAGAGCAAACGGAGTGACTATCTCAGCCTTGACCTTCCTCTCAATATTGTTTCCACTTGGTCTCTCAATGCTCCAACGATCATTGATAAAGAGGAACATTTGGCAGCTTCCCTCCGGGGAAGGCTCGATGCGGCAAGGAGGGCAAGGGACAAGGGAAGGATTATTGGGTTCCATCTGCATCCAATGGTTTACTTCGAGGGATGGCAGGAGGAGTATGGTTCGCTCATTGAACAGGTAACAACCATGTTCCTGCCTGAAGAGTTGATGATGTTCTCCCTCGGAACACTTACATTCACCAAAGCAGTACTGAGACAGCTCAGAACTGACCACTATCAAACCAGGGTACTGGACATGGACCTCACTGCAGCGGCTGGGAAATACTCCTATCCATTGGATATCAAGCAAGCGATGTTCTCATTTGCCTATGAGCAGTTTCCTTCCTCCTGGAAGCAAGGTTCTCCCTTCTTCTACCTCTGCATGGAGGATCCTTCGCTCTGGCTGCCAACCTTTGGTTACTCCTACCCCAATGACAAGGCCTTTGAGGCAGCGATGAAAGCGTCCTACCAAGCATGTCTGGAGAGGAAAAGAGACAGGTTATAG
- the uvrC gene encoding excinuclease ABC subunit UvrC produces MKKKREEAVQYTPASEVESLGSVAAEQVSPQMQAREFPHASGVYLMRDEKGSIIYVGKAKDLRKRVTSYFLANRSAKTAALVRKIASIEYIITGNEYEALVLENNLIKKYSPHYNISLKDGKSYPMIRITNEKFPKVFKTRRLIDDGSSYYGPYPDAGKLDLYLDLIAKLFPLRRCSTPLRKREKPCLYYHIGLCLGPCAGLVSEQEYGKSVTAVRNLLEGRTDALLATLQEDMIQASKALNFEEAATKRDQIAAIKTTQVGQQVQDFASESRDYAAIEMRGPLCTISLMQMRDGQLIGRALYRAETLGEETDTLLNFLIQYYADGQKLPQFLYVSHEIDVHLIRRYFTEQLGGRLEVNLPIDGKHYRILRMARENASRDVEKRLKSKDNTRALEELAEILGLSAPPALIEGFDIAQLHGKYTVASLISFRDGNPDKPNYRRYNIKSLEGRIDDYESIREAVARRYTKILNENLERPGLLIIDGGQGQVNAAREILDALGMVDIPIIGLAEQFETIVFDDEREDLQLPEDNEALRLVIAVRDECHRFATSANQAARSREASFRVLESVEGIGRKRSERLMKQYGSLEAILAKSAEELSKEGGISLVVAKRILSQLSL; encoded by the coding sequence ATGAAGAAGAAGAGAGAGGAAGCGGTACAGTATACCCCAGCCAGTGAGGTGGAAAGCCTTGGAAGTGTAGCAGCAGAACAGGTCAGTCCACAGATGCAGGCACGTGAATTTCCCCATGCCAGTGGTGTCTATTTGATGCGTGACGAGAAAGGTTCCATCATCTATGTTGGAAAGGCAAAGGATCTTCGCAAACGGGTAACCAGCTATTTTCTTGCAAACAGAAGTGCCAAGACGGCAGCCCTTGTAAGGAAGATTGCATCCATTGAGTACATCATAACCGGTAACGAGTATGAGGCATTGGTACTTGAGAATAATCTTATCAAGAAGTACTCGCCGCACTACAATATCTCCCTCAAGGATGGCAAGAGCTATCCAATGATCCGAATCACCAATGAGAAGTTCCCCAAGGTCTTCAAGACCAGGCGACTCATTGATGATGGATCCTCTTATTATGGTCCCTATCCTGATGCAGGAAAACTGGACCTCTACCTTGATCTGATCGCAAAACTATTTCCTCTGAGAAGATGCTCCACTCCACTGAGAAAGCGGGAGAAACCCTGCTTGTACTACCACATTGGACTCTGTCTGGGCCCTTGTGCTGGGCTGGTCAGTGAACAGGAGTATGGGAAATCAGTTACGGCGGTGAGGAATCTCCTGGAGGGGAGGACCGATGCACTTCTGGCAACGTTGCAGGAGGATATGATCCAAGCCTCCAAGGCACTGAATTTTGAGGAAGCAGCAACCAAGCGTGACCAGATAGCCGCCATCAAGACCACTCAGGTAGGACAACAAGTACAAGACTTCGCCAGTGAGAGCAGGGACTATGCCGCCATCGAAATGCGTGGCCCCCTTTGTACCATCAGCCTGATGCAGATGCGCGATGGTCAGTTGATCGGTCGGGCATTGTACCGTGCAGAGACACTTGGAGAGGAGACAGACACCCTATTGAACTTCCTGATACAGTACTATGCAGATGGGCAGAAACTTCCCCAGTTCCTGTATGTCTCGCATGAGATAGATGTGCATTTGATCAGGCGTTACTTCACCGAGCAACTGGGAGGAAGACTGGAAGTAAACCTCCCCATTGACGGGAAACACTACAGAATACTCCGCATGGCGAGAGAGAATGCAAGCCGTGATGTGGAAAAGCGGCTGAAGAGCAAGGACAACACCAGGGCACTGGAGGAACTTGCCGAGATCTTGGGTCTTTCTGCCCCGCCAGCCCTTATCGAGGGGTTTGATATTGCCCAGTTGCATGGCAAGTACACCGTTGCATCCTTGATCTCATTTCGAGACGGCAATCCAGACAAACCAAACTACCGCAGGTACAACATAAAAAGCCTTGAGGGGAGGATTGATGACTATGAATCCATCCGCGAGGCAGTAGCCAGACGATACACAAAAATCCTGAATGAGAATCTGGAACGTCCAGGACTTCTGATCATCGATGGTGGTCAGGGTCAGGTTAATGCTGCCCGGGAGATCCTCGATGCATTGGGGATGGTGGATATTCCCATCATCGGGCTTGCCGAACAGTTTGAAACGATTGTATTTGATGATGAAAGAGAGGACCTCCAACTCCCAGAGGACAATGAGGCATTACGGTTGGTAATCGCTGTACGGGATGAGTGCCACCGGTTTGCCACCAGTGCAAACCAAGCAGCAAGGAGTCGTGAAGCCTCCTTCCGTGTTCTGGAGTCAGTGGAGGGAATCGGAAGGAAGCGAAGTGAGCGTTTGATGAAACAGTACGGAAGTCTGGAAGCCATCCTGGCAAAGTCAGCTGAGGAGTTGAGCAAGGAGGGGGGAATCTCTCTTGTTGTTGCGAAGCGGATACTGAGCCAGCTCTCTCTCTAG